The genomic window ccttcttccccttgaAGACTTTGTAAGGAAGTTCCACGCAAATGGGACTGTGCTTCTGCTCCTGGCCCACCCCAGCCCACCCTCCGGAGGCCGTGTTCTGTGTATAGTTAACTTTCAACGAGTGTTGGTTGAATTGAGTTGagcatctcttctctcccttcctctccatcaaGTCAGCTCACAAATTAAGGGTAGGCCTCTCCAAACGATTTCCGCACACACATCGCAAGCCTTCCATTTGCCCCTTTCTCCCGTTGCCCATGAAAGATGTCCTGGGCTCCAGACTGGATCCAATGGATGATTCCGAAGGATTCCCACAGCTCAGCCCCATATGctgccctctttccttctctttccccttactttcctcaGCTCTCCACCACATGCAGGTGGGAGGTGGCCAGCTCAGggagagtgattttttttttctttttctgtggggTATCAAATGACATCACATCCTCCGATCTCcaaagagcaagagagagaagcTTCCTCACCCTGGGCCCCCCTTCTCTTACCTGGAGTTGCCCAGCTTTCCAGCTCTAGGGAGACTGCTCACCGGCCCTCCGGCCCGGCGGGAAGTAGCAAGGGAGCTAGGGATGGGCTCCCTCTTGGCTGTACGATCCCTGCTCCTGCCGCTGGCCCTACTGCTCCGTGAGTAACCAACAGGAGCCCAGAATCTGTGACCTGGCCGGGGTCCATCCCAGAACATCCCGGCCAATGCCAACctggaggtggaggggagggaagcaTTCCGGGCGTTCGGAACCCTGAGGGAGCAGCCTGGTGGTGTGGGGAGTCCCAGGCAGAGGACCATGGGGCTCTAGCTCTTCTGCCCAGTCTCTTGCTCTCTCCTTCCCAGAGTCCGTCGGGTCCCAGGCACAGCTGAAATTCCGGATGAATCCCCTGGAGAAGCGGGACGTCCGGCCATCCGACAAGGTGCAGCTGCAGTGCGAGACGCTGAGCAGTTCGTCCACGGGATGTTCGTGGCTGCGCTTGGCCCCTGGAAAAGTGGTCCCTACCTTTCTGCTCTTCATCTCGAGCACTAGCTCAAACGCGAAGCTGGCCGAAGACCTGGACCCCAAGCGATTCCGGGGCGAAAGGATCTCGTCTTCCACATACCGCCTGACCCTGCAGAACTTCAGAGAGGAGGACGAGGGCTACTACTACTGCGTGGTCACCCGGAACTCGGCGCTGTTCTTCAGCCCCTTCGTGCCGGTCTTCTTGCCAGGTCAGGGTCTGGTCATCCCTGGGGTCCGGGGAGGGTTGAATACCGGGCTGCCCCTACCTCCGCGCGCCCGGGAGAGCGCATGGATGCACGCACGGGTGCAGTAGAGGTGGGAATTGTCCCAGGCACTCCCGAGGCTCCCATAGGACCGGGATGCGGGGCAGCCTCCCGAGCAGCGCCAGAATACCAGTGGGTAGTCCTGCCCCCAGGAAATCAAGGCATTAGGGGAGAGCGTTCAGGGCTGAGTGACTCGGAACATCTTGGGTACTGAGGGTTAACAGAATTCAAAAAatctgggcttcactttcctcttctgtaaaatggatgcatctaagattccttctactTACACATCTTTGAACCTTTAATACATGCAAAGGGTTGTGCAAACCTTGGAGTCCTAAATGAATGTGCACTGTTATTATTAGAGACATCAGTAGTTCAACTTTCCTTAGTATCACCAGATCTCCAGATCTCCCTCCCCACCCGATCCCCACTAAATTGAAGGGGACCCAGATAGACCCCATGCACACATTAGGAGAAAAGTTATATAACAACTTCAATAATGATAAATGCTTGACATTAAGATAGCCTTTTAAAGTTTGGACCTTGTACCTTTCCGACATAAAGAGAAAGTATAATGAGTGGAGGCCCTGTGGCGAACTTAAGGGAGGACCAGGACAGGCGTGGCTCAGGATGAGTAGGCATGGGTCGGGTTATAATCAGCATCACAGAAGTCAAAGTTCTAAAATAATGAGCTCACGCCCATCTAAGTATTCTAAAGTTCCGAGAGTATTTTTTGTGTATCATTTCATGTAACTAACTGAGGTTAAGTACCACAGATGTCATTACCCCtctttttaagatgaggaaactggggcttcCATTgattttccaaggtcatataCCGAAGTTAGCTAGGAACAGGACTAAGccccagggcttctgactccaagccccaaGTGGTTTTCCTATTCTCTCCACTCTCAGAGAGTGCTTCAGAGAggaagactgagacccagagaggtccaGCAACTTGCTCAGAGCAGGATCCAGATTAGAACCCAAGACTATTTGACCTAAAATTCATCCAGTGATCTCTTGCTCTTTGCTCCCAGAGCATGCTATTCTGCCCCTGGGTTTTTAAACacaagaatacacacacacacacacacacacacacacacacacacacacacacatataatatggaTAAGGACAGATATATGGATGA from Notamacropus eugenii isolate mMacEug1 chromosome 1, mMacEug1.pri_v2, whole genome shotgun sequence includes these protein-coding regions:
- the CD8A gene encoding T-cell surface glycoprotein CD8 alpha chain, which translates into the protein MGSLLAVRSLLLPLALLLQSVGSQAQLKFRMNPLEKRDVRPSDKVQLQCETLSSSSTGCSWLRLAPGKVVPTFLLFISSTSSNAKLAEDLDPKRFRGERISSSTYRLTLQNFREEDEGYYYCVVTRNSALFFSPFVPVFLPVKATTTPAPKPKTTILPATISTSTQISENCKLTAKKQGKKGLDFSCDLYIWVPLAGVCVVLFLALITTITICQRSRKRVCRCPRPLIRPGGKAGPSERYA